Proteins encoded in a region of the Bartonella taylorii genome:
- a CDS encoding coproporphyrinogen-III oxidase family protein, with product MDYPFVKFDQLKPIYNFTYPLFRTISNEFYDYLDFNKLVQSKQIPQARTISLYLHIPFCQTICSFCPFQKGAYKHVKQIESYMSALTTKIRTKGNFIRSLRGPIRSIYGGTPSLLSADNIRHIGKVLHAEFELSSLTEFTLESEPKSVTRDKLYAAREISVNRISFGIQSFIERFRSLFNLTSTREQINNTVAWSQEIIGHVGFDLLYGMHSQQAEELLYDLKQASELHPETINLYAINNLAITSQLHKSYAQKGLKPSSLQHRQMLRLFSDIVMRSCGYAPCNGHSYIKIANNTPLTLAKTSSANYFRYHKYLHGYHDDYVVGFGAAALSILGSLVTRANPSRSGYITDIQLKGKSKVYYNWVSAEQQASKALCMRLPYNGYAKKERIDWTALPSFVYNNLQQLIVAGLIAESDNDLQLTQRGWQWYSNLMYFLLPQADRNILDGYVANILNTTAVLDGPAETCVAS from the coding sequence GTGGATTATCCTTTTGTGAAGTTCGATCAACTCAAGCCGATTTACAACTTCACATATCCGTTATTTCGCACTATTTCAAATGAATTTTACGATTACCTAGACTTTAATAAACTAGTACAAAGTAAGCAGATTCCACAAGCGCGTACCATTTCTCTTTATTTGCATATTCCCTTTTGCCAAACCATCTGTTCCTTCTGTCCCTTTCAGAAAGGGGCCTACAAGCACGTTAAGCAAATCGAATCTTATATGTCAGCGCTTACCACAAAGATCAGAACCAAAGGAAATTTCATTCGCTCGCTTAGAGGGCCCATCCGCAGCATCTATGGCGGTACACCGTCGCTTTTGTCCGCAGATAATATCCGACACATCGGAAAAGTATTGCATGCCGAATTTGAGCTCTCTTCCTTAACCGAGTTTACACTGGAAAGCGAACCGAAGAGCGTCACACGTGATAAACTTTATGCTGCCCGTGAGATCAGCGTTAACCGGATCAGCTTCGGTATACAGAGTTTCATTGAGCGTTTCCGATCATTGTTTAACCTCACCTCAACACGTGAACAAATCAACAATACCGTGGCTTGGTCACAAGAGATAATTGGACATGTCGGTTTCGACCTACTATATGGCATGCACAGCCAGCAAGCCGAAGAACTATTATACGATTTGAAGCAAGCCAGCGAGCTTCATCCTGAAACCATCAATCTCTATGCAATCAACAATCTGGCTATCACGTCACAACTGCATAAGTCTTACGCACAAAAAGGGCTAAAGCCATCCAGCCTACAACATCGACAGATGCTTCGCCTATTTAGCGACATCGTTATGCGCAGCTGCGGCTATGCGCCGTGTAATGGGCATTCCTATATCAAAATTGCCAATAACACTCCTCTAACGCTCGCTAAAACAAGTTCAGCTAATTATTTCCGCTATCACAAATATTTGCATGGTTATCATGACGATTATGTGGTTGGATTCGGAGCGGCAGCACTGTCGATTCTCGGCTCACTCGTCACACGAGCCAATCCCAGTCGAAGCGGATACATTACCGACATACAACTTAAAGGCAAATCCAAAGTATACTACAATTGGGTATCAGCGGAGCAACAAGCCTCCAAGGCTTTGTGTATGCGGCTACCTTATAACGGCTATGCCAAAAAAGAAAGAATTGACTGGACCGCACTCCCCTCTTTCGTTTACAACAACCTACAACAGCTCATAGTTGCAGGTCTCATCGCAGAAAGTGATAACGATCTCCAGCTGACTCAGCGTGGTTGGCAATGGTATTCCAACCTTATGTATTTTCTTCTACCTCAGGCAGATAGGAATATCTTGGACGGCTATGTCGCAAACATACTTAATACAACCGCCGTACTTGATGGACCAGCGGAAACCTGTGTGGCATCTTAA
- a CDS encoding class I SAM-dependent methyltransferase — MCEVQCQAVGIDISAESIGIRSEQAIMQGMVKFHVGNAERMFYPENTFTHITAG; from the coding sequence GTGTGCGAAGTGCAATGTCAAGCGGTGGGAATTGATATAAGTGCAGAGTCTATAGGTATCCGCTCAGAACAAGCTATTATGCAGGGGATGGTTAAGTTTCATGTCGGAAATGCTGAGCGTATGTTTTATCCTGAAAATACATTTACGCATATTACGGCGGGGTGA